One window from the genome of Bacteroidota bacterium encodes:
- a CDS encoding group III truncated hemoglobin, whose amino-acid sequence MDISSLKWKIVINEKDIENREDIILLVNTFYNSVKENKTLGYIFNDVAKIEWESHLPKMYSFWASLLLAEHSFSGNPMEKHIALSKITSMTETEFSEWILLFTNTVDALFEGETANEAKLRAGNIARLMLHKIQTV is encoded by the coding sequence ATGGATATTTCATCATTGAAATGGAAAATTGTAATTAATGAAAAAGATATCGAAAATAGAGAAGACATTATTTTACTTGTAAATACATTTTACAATTCAGTAAAAGAAAATAAAACACTTGGTTATATTTTTAATGATGTAGCCAAAATTGAATGGGAAAGTCATTTACCAAAAATGTATTCGTTTTGGGCAAGTTTGCTTTTAGCAGAACATAGTTTTTCAGGCAATCCAATGGAAAAACATATTGCTTTAAGCAAAATCACATCAATGACAGAAACTGAATTTTCAGAATGGATTTTACTTTTTACAAATACTGTTGATGCACTTTTTGAAGGAGAAACAGCCAATGAAGCAAAATTAAGAGCAGGAAACATAGCACGTTTAATGCTTCATAAAATCCAAACTGTATGA
- a CDS encoding MepB family protein, producing MTNENTLKLLNSIHSDLKVVKELVYDKCGFDLSNLKQNIESSEYGACTFELNGKRVQQRISKITPTKTGQFVTIWKRNKHGITEPFDTSDDFDFVIITARNDNNFGQFIFPKSVLADKGIITRKGKEGKRGIRVYPPWDKTTNKQAEKTQTWQTKYFLTIKNDNSTDLDLTKKLLTQTIENV from the coding sequence ATGACAAACGAAAATACATTGAAACTTTTGAATTCAATTCATAGCGACTTAAAAGTTGTAAAAGAATTGGTTTATGACAAATGTGGTTTTGACTTGTCAAACTTGAAGCAAAACATAGAAAGTTCAGAATACGGAGCTTGCACTTTTGAACTTAACGGGAAGAGAGTTCAACAACGAATTTCTAAAATCACACCGACAAAAACAGGACAATTTGTGACGATTTGGAAACGAAATAAACATGGAATTACAGAACCGTTTGACACTTCTGACGATTTTGATTTCGTAATTATAACAGCAAGAAATGACAACAATTTCGGACAGTTTATTTTTCCAAAATCGGTTTTGGCTGACAAAGGGATAATAACAAGAAAAGGAAAAGAAGGAAAACGTGGGATAAGAGTTTATCCACCTTGGGACAAAACAACAAATAAACAAGCGGAAAAAACTCAAACCTGGCAGACAAAATATTTTTTGACAATCAAGAATGACAACTCAACCGACCTTGATTTGACTAAGAAATTACTAACACAAACAATCGAAAATGTTTGA
- a CDS encoding winged helix-turn-helix transcriptional regulator has translation MKKSAFDLEHQNSSIESKIIASLERVSQAFRVLLWNESKEHSLSPIQVQVLIFLLHHSDQKRKVSYLADEFNMTKATISDTIKTLEQKQLIKKEFEQHDTRSYIIQLTKKGKEIAEQTSLFAKQIQVPIDKLHSTDKENLLLSLLDIIHHLNKSGIITIQRMCFTCHFYKANKNGQEHFCGLLNTKLADTELRIDCAEHNQKQAV, from the coding sequence ATGAAAAAATCGGCATTCGACTTAGAACACCAAAATTCGAGTATTGAAAGCAAAATTATTGCTTCATTAGAAAGGGTTTCACAGGCATTTAGAGTTTTGCTTTGGAACGAGAGTAAAGAACATTCGCTAAGCCCAATTCAGGTTCAAGTGCTGATATTTTTATTACATCATTCAGACCAAAAAAGGAAAGTGAGTTACTTGGCAGACGAGTTTAATATGACAAAAGCAACTATCAGCGACACCATAAAAACTCTTGAACAAAAACAACTCATCAAAAAAGAATTCGAGCAACACGACACAAGAAGTTATATAATTCAGCTAACAAAAAAAGGAAAAGAAATTGCAGAACAGACTTCTTTGTTTGCAAAACAAATTCAAGTTCCTATTGACAAATTGCATTCAACAGACAAAGAAAATTTATTATTAAGTTTATTAGACATCATTCATCATTTGAATAAATCAGGAATAATAACTATTCAAAGAATGTGTTTTACTTGCCATTTCTATAAAGCAAACAAAAACGGACAAGAACACTTTTGCGGACTTCTAAACACCAAACTTGCCGACACAGAATTACGCATTGACTGTGCAGAACATAATCAAAAACAAGCTGTATGA
- a CDS encoding DUF2024 family protein encodes MKIAVWDTYVTKKDGTIMHFDILAPETIKDTSVIYNYGKDYLKSKEQEEQPLTSKECRFCHVETLRPQWETEIKQNGYFIIEMENCN; translated from the coding sequence ATGAAAATAGCAGTATGGGACACCTATGTAACAAAAAAAGACGGAACAATAATGCATTTTGACATTCTTGCACCCGAAACCATTAAAGATACAAGCGTAATATATAATTATGGTAAGGATTATTTAAAATCAAAAGAGCAAGAAGAACAACCTTTGACATCAAAGGAATGTAGATTTTGCCACGTTGAAACTTTACGACCACAATGGGAAACAGAAATTAAGCAAAATGGATATTTCATCATTGAAATGGAAAATTGTAATTAA
- a CDS encoding helix-turn-helix transcriptional regulator — MKKNAEINATPVCQVRMQAISDSMSLLSGKWKFHILGTLIEGNTLGFMDLLREINGIGTKMLSKELQDLEINNLVSRKVMNTKPITVEYSITEYGKTLTPLIDELAKWGTAYRKSVYGKSKR; from the coding sequence ATGAAAAAAAACGCTGAAATAAATGCAACACCTGTTTGTCAGGTAAGAATGCAAGCAATTAGTGATTCTATGAGTCTATTGTCTGGGAAATGGAAATTTCATATTCTTGGAACACTCATAGAGGGTAATACATTGGGGTTTATGGATTTGTTGCGAGAAATAAATGGAATTGGAACTAAAATGCTTTCGAAGGAACTTCAAGATTTGGAAATAAATAATTTGGTCAGTCGAAAAGTAATGAATACAAAGCCAATAACAGTTGAATATTCAATAACGGAATATGGTAAAACACTTACCCCACTAATTGATGAATTGGCAAAATGGGGAACAGCTTATAGAAAATCTGTCTACGGTAAAAGTAAGAGATAA
- a CDS encoding thioredoxin family protein, whose protein sequence is MSKSVFYHAGCPVCVSAEHDIINLLGQDNVDVVHFGNDKSRIDEAEKAGVKSVPALVTPNGNVLHINFGASMADVKG, encoded by the coding sequence ATGAGTAAATCAGTTTTCTATCACGCAGGTTGTCCTGTTTGCGTAAGTGCAGAACACGACATCATTAACCTTTTAGGTCAAGACAATGTAGATGTTGTTCACTTCGGTAACGACAAATCTAGAATTGACGAAGCAGAAAAAGCAGGTGTAAAATCTGTTCCAGCATTGGTTACACCAAATGGAAATGTGCTACACATCAACTTTGGTGCATCAATGGCAGACGTAAAAGGTTAA